TCGCGCCGCAGTGGCCATGCCTCTCAAGTCCGGAACCCACGTTCACGGCGTCATTGCGCTGGTATACCGGGAGGAAGGAAAAACCTTCGGTGATGAAGAAATCGATATAGTGAGCCGATTTGCCGAACTTGCATCCATCACTCTGGAAAACGTACGGTTATACGATGCGATCGAGCGCGAACTGGATGAAAGGAAGCGCGCCGAGGCGGCACTAAAGGAAAGCGAGGAGAAATACAGGCTCCTTATCGAAAACTCCGGAGACATCGTGTACGCCTTGGGTCCGGATTTTCGGCACACGTATGTCAGCCCTGTGGTCGAGCGTCTGACGGGGTACACAGCCGAAGAAGCAACAAGACAGACCATAGATGAGATTTTCACGCCCTCATCCGCTGAGATTCTCAGGACGGCCTACCGGCGAAGGATCCGCGAAGAAGCAACCGGAATTCACAGGGATGATGTGGAACGCTGGGAGCTGGAACACAAGCACAAAGACGGCTCGACGGTTTGGGGCGAGGTAAGTGTGAAGCCCATACGCGACGCGGCCGGACGGTTCGCCGGACTTCAGGGTGTTACACGGGATATCACCGCCCGGAAGCAGGCTGAGAGGGCCCTACTGGAGAGCGAAGAGAAATACCGCCTGGTAGCCTATGCGACCTCGGATATCATTTTCGAGTTTCGGCTTGAAGACGGAGTGTACACATATATCTCGCCGAATTGCGAACAGATATTGGGATACACGGCCGAAGAGCTCTCGAGTTCTTCATTTTTCATGAAGCGCCACATGGTTCGGCCGGAAGATCTCGAGGAAATCAAGAAGACATACGTTGCCGCGCTTAAAGGACCTGACAGGCAGCTGACCTATGAGTTCAGAGTAAGATGCAAGAACGGGGATGTGAAACACCTGCTGGAGAGCTGCATGTTCATACGAGATGCCGATGGGAAAGTCACCACAATGATCGGCTCTTACAAAGACGTTACCGAAAAGAAGCGAATGGAGGCCCAGCTTCGCCAGGCTCAGAAAATGCAAGCCATCGGCACGTTGGCAGGCGGCATTGCTCATGACTTCAACAACATTCTCGCGGCCATCATGGGCTACACCGAACTGGCCCTCATCCATCTTCAGGAGGACCATCCGGCCAGGAAGAAGCTCGGGCAGGTGCTCAAATCGGGGGAGCGGGCCAAAAGCCTCGTGCACCAGATCCTCAGTTTCAGCAGACAAACCGATCAGGAACGAAGGCCGTTGGAGCTTGGCCCAATCGTCAAGGAGGCGTTGAAGTTGTTGAGGGCGTCGCTTCCCAGCACCATCGAGATCAAGAGACATGTGACGACAAACCCCGCCGTCGTGCTGGCGGATCCCACTCAGATCCATCAATTGATCATGAACTTGTGTACGAATGCGGCCCATGCCATGCGGCGAAACGGCGGCGTGCTGGAAATCAGCCTCGAACGGGCGGAGTTGGATGAACGTTCAGCCGGTCAATACGCGGACTTGGGTTCCGGAACATACCAGAGGCTGACCGTCAGCGACACGGGTCACGGTATGGACCAGAAAACGTTGGAACGGATCTTCGAACCGTTTTTTACCACCAAAGCGCCGGGAGAGGGAACCGGCATGGGATTGGCCGTTGTTCACGGCATTGTGAAAAGCCACGAAGGAGCCATAGCGGTCTATAGTGAACCGGGAGTCGGCTCCACGTTCCGGGTCTATTTGCCGGAAATCCAAATGGAAGCGAAAAA
This is a stretch of genomic DNA from Deltaproteobacteria bacterium. It encodes these proteins:
- a CDS encoding PAS domain S-box protein, whose product is MAGTRILLVEADVPIGKELAVLLAGLGYSITSVVHSGRNAVQKALEQRPDVILMDVALKGDMDGVAAADEILSHADIPIVFSLARGDKEELQATKPIPPYGYVLKPYQKRELEMAVETALYVARMSSEQKRTNEKLRRQKEYLDALHETSLGLLKRLKLGDLLEDIVSRACALVGCDHGYIHLYEPETDSLEIKAGWGPFDKSIGFRLNPGLGLVGKVFETGAPIMVDDYRTWQERLPDPKFERIRAAVAMPLKSGTHVHGVIALVYREEGKTFGDEEIDIVSRFAELASITLENVRLYDAIERELDERKRAEAALKESEEKYRLLIENSGDIVYALGPDFRHTYVSPVVERLTGYTAEEATRQTIDEIFTPSSAEILRTAYRRRIREEATGIHRDDVERWELEHKHKDGSTVWGEVSVKPIRDAAGRFAGLQGVTRDITARKQAERALLESEEKYRLVAYATSDIIFEFRLEDGVYTYISPNCEQILGYTAEELSSSSFFMKRHMVRPEDLEEIKKTYVAALKGPDRQLTYEFRVRCKNGDVKHLLESCMFIRDADGKVTTMIGSYKDVTEKKRMEAQLRQAQKMQAIGTLAGGIAHDFNNILAAIMGYTELALIHLQEDHPARKKLGQVLKSGERAKSLVHQILSFSRQTDQERRPLELGPIVKEALKLLRASLPSTIEIKRHVTTNPAVVLADPTQIHQLIMNLCTNAAHAMRRNGGVLEISLERAELDERSAGQYADLGSGTYQRLTVSDTGHGMDQKTLERIFEPFFTTKAPGEGTGMGLAVVHGIVKSHEGAIAVYSEPGVGSTFRVYLPEIQMEAKKEPSADVETAPEGGERILFVDDEHLLVDIGRQTLERLGYRVTGLTSATEALDLFRKAPDEFDLVITDQTMPNVTGIHLATEMLMVRPDMPIILCTGFSHDATSEKALACGIKRFLMKPVTAREVAKVVREVLDGC